The proteins below are encoded in one region of Vulpes lagopus strain Blue_001 chromosome 10, ASM1834538v1, whole genome shotgun sequence:
- the HSDL1 gene encoding inactive hydroxysteroid dehydrogenase-like protein 1, producing the protein MAAVDSFYLLYREIARSCNCYMEALALVGAWYTARKSITVICDFYSLIRLHFIPRLVSRADLIKQYGRWAVVSGATDGIGRAYAEELASRGLSIILISRNQDKLQMVAKDIADTYKVETEVIVADFSNGREIYDPIREALKDKDIGILVNNVGVFYPYPQYFTQVSEDKLWDIINVNIAAASLMVHIVLPGMVERKKGAVVTISSGSCCKPTPQLAAYSASKAYLDHFSRALQYEYASKGIFVQSLIPFYVATNMTSPGSFLHKCPWLVPSPKVYAHHAVSTLGISKRTTGYWSHSIQFLFAQYMPEWLWVWGANVLNRSLRKEALSCKA; encoded by the exons ATGGCTGCTGTTGACAGCTTCTACCTCTTGTATAGGGAGATCGCCAGGTCCTGCAATTGCTACATGGAAGCTCTGGCCTTGGTCGGAGCCTGGTATACGGCCAGAAAAAGCATCACTGTCATCTGTGACTTTTACAGCTTGATCAGACTGCATTTCATCCCACGCCTGGTGAGCAGAGCAGATCTGATCAAGCAGTATGGAAGATGGGCAGTCGTGAGTG GTGCGACCGATGGGATCGGAAGAGCCTATGCAGAAGAGCTAGCGAGCCGTGGTCTCAGTATCATCCTCATTAGTCGCAATCAAGACAAGTTGCAGATGGTTGCTAAAGACATAGCTGACACCTACAAAGTGGAAACCGAAGTTATTGTTGCAGACTTCAGCAATGGCCGTGAGATCTACGACCCAATTCGAGAAGCCTTGAAAGACAAAGACATTGGCATCTTGGTGAATAATGTCGGCGTGTTTTACCCCTACCCCCAATATTTTACTCAGGTCTCCGAGGACAAACTCTGGGACATCATAAATGTAAACATTGCTGCGGCTAGTTTGATGGTCCATATAGTGTTACCAGGGAtggtggagagaaagaagggcGCCGTTGTCACCATCTCTTCTGGTTCTTGCTGCAAACCAACTCCCCAGCTGGCTGCATATTCTGCTTCTAAG GCTTATTTAGACCACTTCAGCAGAGCACTGCAGTATGAATATGCTTCCAAAGGAATCTTTGTACAGAGTCTAATCCCATTCTATGTGGCTACCAACATGACCTCTCCCGGCAGCTTTCTGCACAAGTGCCCATGGTTGGTGCCTTCGCCAAAAGTATATGCACATCATGCTGTTTCTACCCTTGGCATTTCAAAAAGGACCACAGGATACTGGTCCCATTCTATCCAG